One Echeneis naucrates chromosome 4, fEcheNa1.1, whole genome shotgun sequence genomic window, GGGGTTGCCTGTGAAGGCCCTTTGGAAACCCAAGCCGCTGCCTGGCCTCAAGTGTTTTCACTTGAATCTTTCTCACCagaacttttatttatttagtcttgAATTAATACTATTTCAATATGAAATAGGTTGATCAAATGTGGCAAGGCAAGTTGTCAGAGCTTTCTCTGCTCCGCCTTTTACAATTCACTCTAAGAGGTTACTGCCATTCATCTTTGACACTGCATCAAAATGTAAACCATTTGCACCTAATGCCTATTATTAGTAGCACAAAGTGAattttaaagaagaaatgtaGCACCCTCATCCCATTTATCAATATatcattattttctcttttccagcagcttaaagacaataaaagatttgttttgGAGACTAGCAGTTAGTTGATAGTGATTAATTTATAGGGTGGGAAGAAGATAATTATGGATGTGGAATAAGATGTGCATGATGGCTTCAGTGGTTAAAGAATGCAGAATATCTATGAAAGCTCTTCTGGTACAGTGATTTAAATGTGGCTTTTCAAATCACACACTGGGAACACTCTGCAGTGCACAGACTATCCAAGTAGATATAAGCTGGCAGAAGAGAAGCCAGTGGGTTTTACCTGCATTTTGTTAGGTGTTGAGTGTTTTTGATGCCAGCTAGAAAATGCCTCTAGTTTATTCTCTGCCAAGTGTTTAAGGTGTACAGCACTGATTTATGATAACACTGAATatatcagacagaaaaatgtatgtgttaATGTACAACTATGATGTGTGGTGCAGTTAGTAATTCATTCTTGGGGTTAATAATATACAGATATaaaaagaaagtagaaaatatatttatgacaGCCAGTAAAACTGTCTTACGTGTGGCTATGCAGATTTTAGTGGTTGGAGAGTTCTGCATCAAGATGCCATGTTGTTTTGCTCTTTAGTGATACTTAAACTGTTTGATCGCTAAGTGAAGGGACATCACGAAtgttatatgtttgtgttttccttttttgtcttcaACAGAAAATTTCAATACCACGGTCAGAAAATTCCAGTGAACTGCAAACCTTTACTTTCTACCTGTCAAATGTGGGCAGAGATAACCCCCAGGGCAGCTTTGACTGCATCCAGCAGTACATCACCAGGTGAAGGCAAACACTGACACTCACTCActttttctcttgtcttttttataGCGTGTGCAACAAATCCTTCTCATTCAGGAATACAAATTCACACACTATATCATTTTAAATCTCGACTCAACGGTCCAAAGTGTTTCCCAGTAAAAAATCAGTTTAACATACGTGAGACTGAAGGTGACTTATCAAGCCTCTGAGTTAGGCGCTCTACAGACATCCTTAATGAACGCACGGCTCCAAGTAGAAgccattaaatgaaaatatgtttgacACATGGTAAATGATTTGCTTGGCCCATGTATTTTCAATAAAATGGGTGTGTAAAGGTAACAAGCAGTATCTAGTCAAAGTTCAATTAAAACTGACCAAATTGTTTTATGGAAGAAATGCGTCTGTGCTCAGTTGTAAAATAAGGGTAAAATTGCTCAGAAAATAACTACTTCGACATTTTTGACTCTTGCTTGTCCTGCAATTTCTGGATATCTAGTAGTATGCAGCATCCACAGAAGCCCTGTGAGTCTACCCCCTTCCATGCATCAAACCCATTAACATCATTTTGCGCAATTTTCTAGCTAAACAGCTACAAAATATGTTGGCTCATCAGATGAATATGCTTCTTTCTTTGAAGTAAAAGGAAGTAGAAAACCCAGACAGAGCAACAACAAGAGtcttctgcttctctgtcaGGTTTCTGACCCCATTactctgaaaatatttttaaaaagtgggtCAGCTGGAGTTCATCTGAATCTCTGACTGGATCCTAATCAACCTTGAGTTCCAATCTGAAACCCAAATGACAGAGCTCAGCTTCCACCAGgcccaccagcaccacctcaTTTTCTGCCAAATCATCATCAAAGTAGAGGGGAACCGAAGAGATCAGGAAAGGCGAGAAAGAATGGGATTTGATCTGGCACTAAGACATACTGTGGGAACCCACAGTTGGATGGCAATTGAAATAATAGTTGTGCCCTCAGGGTGTTTGATGGATCTCATTTGGGCAGGAATGCACAATGAATAGATGGGTTATTGCAAGTAGTGAGATTTATGGTTGATGCTGAAAATCAAAAAGGTAGTGGGCTCGTGTGTTTGAAGGTATTATCCCCTAAAATATTAcatgatgataataatgtgCGGTCTGTCCATTTTAGGTAACTGACTATAATTGTCGTCATGCAGCTTCTGTCCGTTTCCTACTGAAACTTCAGTTTGCTTTATCcctgccttcctctctctgtctcttgtttgttttggcagtGAAGGGAACATTCAACTGGATTGTTTGGGTGGGATCCAGGACAAGATTACAGTATGTGCCACAGACGACTCCTACCAGAAGGCCAGAGAAAGCATGGCCCAAGTTGAAGAGGAGACGCGGAGTAGAAGTGCTATTGTCATCAAGCCTGGGGGAAGATATGTAGGTGAGGAGACATAATATTTGTAAATGAATATCACAGGTCAGTCACACACTTGTTATCACCAGTATTTAATAAGTCTGCTTTAAGTGACTGGTGTCTcaatggaaatacatttttccagAGAAGTGTCTGGGGTTAATAGCACTCTGAGAGAGACTCAAAAAATGTCTGTTCCCTGCATACCCTAAGCGCTTGTGAAACCTTTTGTATTAAGCTAGGAAGTTTGTCTGGGTCTGGGCCTGAATGGCAGAGGTCCAGCACATGGCCTCCATGTCTCATCTGTAAACAGGACTTTATTGAATTTACTGGAGGTCGGTTCTTCAGTGGTCAAACATGTAATGAACCACCTACACATTGATCCTCTTTCTCACTAACCCCATGAAGGTAATCTAAATACAAAGAGGCAGAATTGTCCCCTGGGTATAACCCATCAACTTCctgactttttgttttggtctctGACCTGCACTCTAAACCGCATTGTGTTGAGCTGCGCTGAAAAGCCACAACAGCCCTGCCTCATTGCCTGCAAAGAGAGAAATCCAGTGTAGGCCTATTCACTGTATACCAATGActcaaaaaatatttattccaACTGTGCTGTGGAATCAAACAGTATTTCAGTCTTGGTAGGAGGGAGCGCAAGATTGATGAGAATCTGAATAAcctgaaaaaaaatctcaggaGGAGAAGGTGATGATAGCTGATGTTTGTAAATTGAAAGTGAGTTCAGGTGGACatgacagaaggagaaaatcATCTTTTACGAGTCACCTGCCAGGTTTACCAGTCATTAGTCATAGTATTACAGTAATACACAATATTTTgtcaagaattttttttttttttcctctcttaccTTCAGAGAACAGGTAAGCACAGTCTGCAAGCAAAAAGCATGCACGTCCTTCTCTGCCATGGGGGTGCAGGTCTGACAATTTTTACTGCAATTTATGATTCTCATAACCTGAATTTCTTGTTGAAACCTTTAAATTAACTCtaaagtaaacttttttttttttttttttttgtactccaGGAACCCCATGAGccaaattatttttctttttgctcattGTTTTCCTTCTTGTCTTGCTCCACAATGTAATAGTTTTGTCACCCAATTTAGATTTTAACATTGAGCATCAAAAAGGTGCATATAACAGGACACAGAGGCATCGAATATTTGGTCAGTTAAAATCTTATCCAGTTGAAAAATAGGAAGTTCAATATAATCACAATTaccacagtttttctttcagcagataaacttgttttattttatttgagaaaTAGTTTATTAATCCACAGGAGAGTGGAAATATAATATTTCTAGAATGTGTACAAGTAATAGGGTTTAACAAAAaaggaatataaataaataatactccACTTTTTCTCCCACACTAACCAATATTGTTTTTTCCAACCTCTAATATCATATTTCTGTAACTCCTCTCAGGCAAGAAGGTTCAGATCCGGAAACCGGCACCTGGCCTCTCAGACATTGCCCCGTTACGGAGAACATCCCGGCCTGTCATCATCTCTAGCAGTACTCTAAAGAAAAGCACGACTCATCACAGGCCACTCCGAGAACGCCTCATACACCTGTTGGCACTCAAGCCTTACAAGAAGCCTGAGCTGATCCTGAGGTTGCAGAAGGATGGCCTCTCGCAATTAGACAAAGACTCCCTGGACAGCCACCTGCAACAGGTCACACACTCCAAATCACACTTTTTCATTACCATGCCACGCTATACAACTTCATACAATTCATAATTCTGAACTCACCTGtggctcatttgcatttttaggTGGCAAATCTCAATGGGAGAGACAGCACCTTCACATTGAAGGACTTTTTGTATAAGGAAATTCAGAAGGACTGGCCGGGCTACACAGAGGGAGACCAGCAGCTACTCAAGAGAATCCTGTTTAGGTATGTCAGAAATGTTGAGTATGTATTTTgttgccaactttttttttttttttcttttctctttctttctttttgcctaATCAGCCTAATGTTATAATTGatcaagtctgtttttgtttaatttgtgacTGATGAGTCAGTGGACTTTATTTAGCAAATTTTTAATAGGTTGTGTTAGGTGGAATAGTATGCTTGTAGTCTGAGGTCTTTGCATTTAGGCAACAATAGCTAAAACTGTAGCAGTAACTTATCTTCAATAAACATAACTTCATTAAATCCGATGGTTTGGAGCTATGATTTGGGAGGTTGTGGAGTACATTTCTGAGAGTGCAAACCATcctaatttgtttgtttggactcTTTGTGGGAAGGTTGAAATGTGTAAGAATTGTATAGCTGCTGAACATTGTAGAGGAAAGTTTTTCTATAGATGAGCAACATGTATTTAtcaaaaattattacattttgttatttttgtacaaAGCAAATTAAGATGAGGGGAAACAATATATCAATGGATAATAATTTATTGTTCCCATTTTCATTATCTATGCTGTGcaaaacacaatgtttgtttgttagaATGGCGGGTGTCTGTCACTGGGAAGAATTGTGTGTGCTGTCCTGAATTTCATTCTAACTGTTGTTTGTTGACAGCATGAGCTGCTGGCCTTCTTCCCAGTGGAAAAATTGGGTTTCTCAGGATCTGGGACACTAAGGAAAAGCAAGCTCCCAACTAGCTATATTTAGACCAGGCAGCAATGCTCACTGCTGAGGTTGTGTTTATGTAGTGGACTTGAGAATGGCTTCTGTTCACAATGATGAGCATAAGTATACCTGCAGCACTCCCCCAGCTCAAGTGTTAAAACTGTGTGGCCGGAACAATAGAAGCACTTTTAGTGCAATACAATAGCCCTACAGCACTACTTTGCTGTGttgtcaatcttttttttttttttttaaactcctaCTTGTATAGTTTTTAGTTTTGGGACTGTAGTATTGCTTTGGTGTAAAGGTGTGTGTGGTTACTGGTCATTCAGTGTATTTCCTGTGCTTCTGTGCAAATGTACTTGCATTTGGTTTGTGAAGGCATGCATATCTGCAAGTACTCATGCCCTATTTGTAATTGGGTTTTTACTTTGGACTTTGAGCTCTGTTTGTGAGTTTATCAGCTGCCTAAAAACCATAGCCTCCCACATAATACCACCTCCCCCTCTCCAGCTTCTCCATATTTTTAAGCTAATGCAGTCAGTCACGCAGGAGTAGCACAGCAACATGACTGGAACGCGCATGATGCAACAGTGTTCCAGCACATGCTGATCTGTGTGTGAGGTGGCATTGGTCCAAGGTTCAGCCATATCAGTGGGCCTGCTGTCTCACTCACagctcctgtctgtctgactgtccccaccacacacatgcacactaatTGAATAAGGGTGGGGCATTGACAAGACTTGATGTATCCAACTGCCCCCTACTGATAATGTCATCAGCTGTGGCTGCAGCATCTCTGCATGTCTGCATcgtttcagtctgaaatgtcaTGTCTGTAGCTGTGGCTTCTTAGTTTGTGTCAATAAACCTTTCAACCAGAAAGAACTGTCTGTTCAAGCATCCAGACCAAAATGAGCTGCAATAATGATGTGGATGTGAGGGAATCAGGTGTGAATCTGGCAAGTTAGTCAAGACTTTCATGCAGTGTATTTGGGAATAGTTTGGCATGGAAATAAATGTACTCTCATGGTTCCATATTAAGACACTTTAAGCCATCTCTGCACTGTGCATTTTGCTTCTAAGACATCTCAAGTTCAACCAAAAGGAATTTGCAGCACTGTTAATGAGATTATACATTTTCTTCTCTGGCATCGGAGACCAAGTATATATCgattatttttaaatactgaAAACTGTTAACCTTGTCAAAAATATgtgcagatttcatttgtgaaatTTTGTCTCACAAAGCAACTGCTGTATCTCATTTTCAATGGCTTGTTTTGATACTTCTGTAGTACAATCATGGCAGAAATtatattttggttgttttggtcAAGTATCATATTTTGGGAAAGACCATTTTAAGTTGTAACTCATTCTAGGAGGATAAACggatacaaataaaattgattcTGCAAAATACTCACTTGTCTGCTCAAACAAGTTAGCAATACACTGGAGAAACAGTCATAAGTCATGGTCTTCCCTGCAACACCAGTTATtgtgaaaattatattttcctccttatatttttctttttctgtgtgtttctgctcatCATAGGAAACAAAACAGTTCTGCACCTCCACCTGAGAGCCCGCCTAAAGAACTGGCCAGTAGCTCGCCCTCTCAGGTGAGCTTCCTACTCTTTATTAGTTATACTATTTTGCAGTGGTCATAAAGTTGGGTAGTGCTTATTTCCATTATGACATTTGAATTCTGGGACTCCTGGATTGCTTGATGTAAATTTAGTATAAACACACTTTCCACAGCTAATTATTGACCAGAGCTAGCTTGCCTTCAGGTGTACCATGTATTCTGAATAGAAATGGTAGAGAAATAGTGAATATCCTTTCCGATACACATCTTTTCACTAAAGCTATTAGTGGATCATTTTTTCCACCAGATATCCAAACACTACCACCTGCAGTCTGGTGGTTTTTATGGTATTTCTCAGTGAGGTAATCTCTCAATTCCTTTCtcaatcaatttatttattttttttttttacttttctttcaaTATGTTTTTCTAAACTTGTTCCAATTCCAAGATGTTTTATAATGGCTAAAGCTTTGTTTCATCAGTTTTCATCCCTCATTGCCTGATTCATATTCCTTGGtctgctgttctgtttttatgtcagtTCAGCCATTGTTTGCACTTCCATTAGGTAGAGGGAGGTGGAGCTGCTCTGTTACATTAATAGCTCCTTCCTCTCAGGTTCTTCTTCCACAGACACCTACTGAATGACCCTTCCTTTCCACTCCCTCCCTCAGTAAACACAGTACACAGACACTTAAGCAAACAGTACCCCAGGCTCATTTTTAGATTCAGCTGTAGCAAATAAGCTGCATATACACCTCAAATAGGTGAGGGATGAATCATGTAGTGCTGCAACATTACCAGGGCAAAAACATGTCTGTTAAAGTCTCCAAAGACAGTGTCacataaatgacacatttgtgcATAATAAGTTAAACTAACCTAAGTATTTCTTACTTTGAAATTGATTTAGAAAGCCATCCAGACCAAAATTATGTGACTCACTGTGTCTGGCTGTTGTCTCATAATGCCAAAGTTTGGCGACTGGGTCAGCCACTCCCAGAGACATTAGTGCATACTGGTCAAACAAGGCCTGGCTGTAATGTAATCCCTGGTATTGTGAGAAGACTCAGTACAGACTCAGTGTTACTGAGAATAGTTTTCCTCTTGTACGTTTTTTGCTGTCTCTATTTATGTGCTTATGTTGGAATCCTTCTCTCTGTACAATCTCTTGTGCTCCATAGTTCAGACcatttttatttgctctgaCCTGAGTTTCAGTTTCCTCCTTGCTCACTGTCAGGTGAACTGACTGTATTTAGCCGTGTTTGAGGTTCTCTTTCTAAAACCGCCATTTCTCTGCCAGAAACGGCCTGCAACTGCTGACTTCATTGACCCTCTTGTCAACAAAAAACCCAGGATATCACACCTCGCAAGCAAGGCTGCAACAGCCCCAGTTAATGGCAAGCTCAGCTCCTCCAACGGTAGGGGAGAGATAGGAGGGGTGCAGACAGAGATGGTTCCAATGTCAGATGGTGGCACGACGTccagctcccagcagctccCTGTGCTGGACATACCTCGTCCTTTTGAAGCGCTGTCGGACGTCAGCAATGACTCCAACCACAATGGGAGAGACTGTGACTCTCAGGAAACAGCGGTGACCGAGAGGCTCAGCCAACCTCCTTCGCTCGTCTCTGTGTCAGCGGGCCTTACTGCTCCAAGCATTGGCACATCATCTCCTGGACACTTGGCCCTGGATGGCCTGCAAGACAAAAGTCTTTCATCCCTCAGTAGCAAGTCCAGGAAGAAGTCAAAAAAGCATAAAGACAAGGAGAAGAGCAAAGACAGGGAGAGGGCAAGAGAGAAGGAGCtagaaaaggagaaggaaaaggagaggaagagtcGTGAGGAGCGTGTGCCTGAGCCTAATAAAACCTGTGAGATGAGCCCAGGAAACCTCAAAAGCAACAGTATTCCACAGAAAAGCACAGGTGAGACCAACAGACACAGAGgtcatcttcttcttctacacAAGATGTCTTTATTTACTGAAAATCTGCTTCACAGCTCCTGTATCAGACGAGATTTCTGGATGAAATAGTACATTGTGTAGACACATTTAGTCATCCCTATAAGTGATGCATCATCTGACCGGTATGGAAGTCACTGATTAAACAGAGACCCCTGCTGTTCAGCATTATGCATTTTATGGAGGCTTGCACATTAAGAGGTTAATtgagtaaataataaattatcTATATACTAATCTCTTGATATTCCAGTTTTTAGAGACATTTTGATAAATACCATTTTCTTTGACTTAGTTTCAGATCTTAATGGAATGTGCAACAGTACCAGTATTCCTTCTTCATCACTTGAGGTGGCAGACTATTTATTGTGAGTATTCAAGTTTTAAATCTTTGTAGATTCTATGGAAATTTTGTCTAGGCTGCCCAAGAGCCTAAATTCTCCTTAAATTCATTATAATAAATCAGAGGGTGTAAAACAAGGCAGGAGAGTTTAAGGTTTATGTGTTCTAAAGCTCATGTTCTAAAAACAGCAGGAAGGTGGAAAATTGAATCTTGCCCACTTACTGACAGTTTCAGCAGTTGCTCCAGCATACAGCTCACTAAGGCATTGAAGTTCGTGCCCTTGGTGTCTGATTTCCAATTTGCCTTTTGAGGAGAAACTCTGAACACAGTAATGAGTTGCATATTTTTAGAGTCAGTGCGATTTATAGTCCAAGACTATCAGTGTTTCATGTCTGactttaaaatcataaaaagcAGCACCACTCCAGAATCCGAGATTCAGTGAATTAAGAACCATCAGGTTTTCTTGGTGGCTTTTTTCTTAAAAAGAGGTCTCTAGTGACCTCCAAGTGACATACCTGCATTTTAAAACCTTATggtaaacaaaaaatgtatctagtatttattgatttatttatttttcaaagaaatCACATGTTCACAAACTAGTTTTCACAATCAATACTTAATTAGTTAGCTGGAAAAAGTACATAAGTAGAATACAATTTTCTTGTTACATTtgctttatttctgtatttggaGCATGCTTCActtaatgtttatgtttttgttttttgtttttctttctttttttatgttggttCTTTTTGTCCTGAGCTGCTCGGTAGCTGGgtaacattttttattattcaccCACTAGGAAGTACACTGTAATCGGGTCTCCGGAGCAGCGTCAGAGGtataaaaatgatttcaacGCTGAGTACAGTGAGTACCGGGGTCTGCACGCTCGGATAGAGGGCATCACCCGGCAGTTCACTGTGCTTGACAATGAGCTCAAACAACTCCAACAAGGCACAGACAAATACAAGGTAGAGTCCCAGAAGAGTGAACACACATTTGTTATTCTATTTTAGAAAAATCTTCCTTAAATTATTCACATCAGGTGCACTCTTTGTGTCTATTTGCAGACAATCCATAATCAGATACTTCAAGAATATCATAAGATAAAGAAGGTAAGCTTTCCAACTTAAACTGATTTCAATGGCATTCCAGTAGTTTGAGACTGTGACGTCGTGGTTTTTCCATATTCCCTGCAGACTAATCCAAACTATAGCCAAGAGAAGAACCGCTGTGAATATCTACACAACAAACTGGCACATATAAAGAGACTTATTGCAGAGTACGATCAacaacaactttaaaaaaaaaaaaaaaaaggtattggACAAAGTTTCCCTGTTATCTCTGGAAACCAAGCAGATAAAGGAAAACTCTGCTTGTGCTAAAAATTTTTCCTCATGAAAGATGCCATGAAGGGAGTATTTATCTCATTGGGGCCAAAAGCCCTAGTGAGTACTAAGCAGTACACATGAgctcctttctctttcctttcctttgctgccccccccccccttagaTGGGGTGAGCCATGTATGGACACCTCCATCTGTGTATTTAAAACGCATCCGGAAAGAAAAGTTCTGTGtggctttgttctttttttctgttctggttctgtttttttttttttgttgttttttttttttttttccccccctcaacAGCCCACTTTACTTTATAGTGCACAGAGATCTGAAAGAGTCAAAATGTGGACAgtttcccattttcttttgaaacatCCAAATAATCTTTCCTGCTGTGGACACTGAGATGGAAACTGAATATTATAGATTGTATGCCAATAgcaattaatttgtttttgtgttaagaAAAAATCAGTTAATGATACATCAGGTTTCCCCATATACTGAAATGAATGGTTgggatgtttatttttctgttatccactttatttatttttgacactTAACTAGGGGGAATGGGTCTGTTTTACACTCCTCAAGAACCAGTGCTTACAAGCTGtctcttatttttcattctCACAACTTGAATGTCAGCCAGTATTTTATTCAGAAGCTGCTTTGCCCATCTTATTGTCAGTCAGTTGgcattgaattttttttttctctttcgaAGAGATGCAAATATTACTATTGATTCAATCAAAACAATGCCTCTAAATGCACACAGTCAGATAATGATTTGTGCGCTTGGCCTTTCTTTTCTAAAATCATGTGCAGATGTCTTAATAGTGGGGATGTGTGCAAGTTTCCAGTCCAGAGCTCTAGATTTTGTACAACAGTCTCCTCACTCGGTCACAATGAGCTACAGTACTTGTTCACCACTTGCAGCAGAGGTTCTTACTTATGGTCCATCATTTTCCTTCAGTATTAAGCCCTTAAATGGTTGTCTTTCCAGTTTAGATTGTGATGGCTTTTATAGCAGTTGAATAATTCAGCTACCTGAGGAGTTCATTGCCAGCTTCATCACACTATAGAAAATCCTCTAATTGTAAGATGATGCAGACGGgggattgagagagagagttatatatatatataggttttttgttttgttttttatcttcaAAGTGTTTAACATTTTTCGTTGACCCACAGCTCTGATATCTCCCCAGCTAGCTTCCTTGATAATTTAAGTAATGTTAAAGCAGCAGTGTTTACAGTGTCCATTAGATAATCAATTTTTGCTCTGTCTGCTCATCAACCCACATGGTAGTCCATTCAAGACGACTGTTAAGATGAAGCCATCTTTGATCATGTTGCGAGCAAAGCCCAGAGGAGTTCCTCCTTAGAGAAGGAATGCTCACATGTGACCACTTTTTGCCTTTTCTAATGTGATGTCAGATACTCAACGGAGGATGATGTGAAAATCCATC contains:
- the ell gene encoding RNA polymerase II elongation factor ELL isoform X1: MAALKEEQCYGLSCGRVSNGSNVSVFHVKLTDSALRAFEGYQNSKVLSSRPLIRFNGNQGKISIPRSENSSELQTFTFYLSNVGRDNPQGSFDCIQQYITSEGNIQLDCLGGIQDKITVCATDDSYQKARESMAQVEEETRSRSAIVIKPGGRYVGKKVQIRKPAPGLSDIAPLRRTSRPVIISSSTLKKSTTHHRPLRERLIHLLALKPYKKPELILRLQKDGLSQLDKDSLDSHLQQVANLNGRDSTFTLKDFLYKEIQKDWPGYTEGDQQLLKRILFRKQNSSAPPPESPPKELASSSPSQKRPATADFIDPLVNKKPRISHLASKAATAPVNGKLSSSNGRGEIGGVQTEMVPMSDGGTTSSSQQLPVLDIPRPFEALSDVSNDSNHNGRDCDSQETAVTERLSQPPSLVSVSAGLTAPSIGTSSPGHLALDGLQDKSLSSLSSKSRKKSKKHKDKEKSKDRERAREKELEKEKEKERKSREERVPEPNKTCEMSPGNLKSNSIPQKSTVSDLNGMCNSTSIPSSSLEVADYLLKYTVIGSPEQRQRYKNDFNAEYSEYRGLHARIEGITRQFTVLDNELKQLQQGTDKYKTIHNQILQEYHKIKKTNPNYSQEKNRCEYLHNKLAHIKRLIAEYDQQQL
- the ell gene encoding RNA polymerase II elongation factor ELL isoform X2, producing the protein MAALKEEQCYGLSCGRVSNGSNVSVFHVKLTDSALRAFEGYQNRQRVLSSRPLIRFNGNQGKISIPRSENSSELQTFTFYLSNVGRDNPQGSFDCIQQYITSEGNIQLDCLGGIQDKITVCATDDSYQKARESMAQVEEETRSRSAIVIKPGGRYVGKKVQIRKPAPGLSDIAPLRRTSRPVIISSSTLKKSTTHHRPLRERLIHLLALKPYKKPELILRLQKDGLSQLDKDSLDSHLQQVANLNGRDSTFTLKDFLYKEIQKDWPGYTEGDQQLLKRILFRKQNSSAPPPESPPKELASSSPSQKRPATADFIDPLVNKKPRISHLASKAATAPVNGKLSSSNGRGEIGGVQTEMVPMSDGGTTSSSQQLPVLDIPRPFEALSDVSNDSNHNGRDCDSQETAVTERLSQPPSLVSVSAGLTAPSIGTSSPGHLALDGLQDKSLSSLSSKSRKKSKKHKDKEKSKDRERAREKELEKEKEKERKSREERVPEPNKTCEMSPGNLKSNSIPQKSTVSDLNGMCNSTSIPSSSLEVADYLLKYTVIGSPEQRQRYKNDFNAEYSEYRGLHARIEGITRQFTVLDNELKQLQQGTDKYKTIHNQILQEYHKIKKTNPNYSQEKNRCEYLHNKLAHIKRLIAEYDQQQL